The Apium graveolens cultivar Ventura chromosome 10, ASM990537v1, whole genome shotgun sequence nucleotide sequence GCAACATATGTCCTCGCCGGAGGTGCGGAGTTTATCTTTATCAGTGTAATTTAGAGAAAGAATTTCTTAGCAAAATAGGGATCGGATACGTGATAAAAATGATTTGCTTATAACAATTAATCTAATTTCATATAATTAAGATTAATTTTTATCACGATATCTCTACACATTTATGTAAAACTGTGTGACAATATTTTTTACCCGATTTAGGAGTCAGTTTATATGTTTTTTCTTTGTAAGCAAACAACCTCTTTGCATAAATGGATCAATGGAGGATCAATGGATCTCTGTCTCTGTGGTTGCAAAATTACTTATTAAATGTTTCATCATCAACGAATTTGAATGATATTTTGCCCGGCAACGCAGAAAGCCGTGCCTTTTGTTGTATTTTGTTATTTTAAGAACAAAAGATGCAGCAAACGCATTATCGAAAAACGAATGTACTGCGTGCGTTTTAAGTTGTAAACGTCATGAACTTTATtctcttaattattttaatttttttccaAATTTTTAGTACAATTACTAGAGAGGGAAGTAAGAAGATTTTGATGAAGAAATGTATAAGAATGCCGGTCAAACATCAAACTGAGATTTTGATAAAGAAATTGCAGTACATAATAAACTATAGACACCAAGCTTACGTACATATACACAAACCTGAAGACATAAAATTTACATAATCTGATCAACACATAACTGAAATTACTGTCGCTAAGCATCCGTCCAGGTGATGTCAACCTCCCCAACATTCTGATCCAAACCTAAGGCTTCCCAGACTGCTTTCGAAGCATCCACTATGTTGTTTGAGCAAGGAGGTTGGTAGTCATGTTCACTATCACACCCCATGGTAGAGTCACACTCGTCTACAACCATGGCATCCACACTTCGACCATTAGCACTTATGGTGATTTTGTTTAGGCATCTCGATCCTCCTTTGTACCAACCAGTCGACAATGC carries:
- the LOC141693425 gene encoding kiwellin-1-like, giving the protein MLSCSRCPSGKIRGRKAPPGQCNQENGSDCCKKGKLYTTYKCSPLVSDNTKATLTLNSFEKNGDGGGPSECDNQYHDDNTPVVALSTGWYKGGSRCLNKITISANGRSVDAMVVDECDSTMGCDSEHDYQPPCSNNIVDASKAVWEALGLDQNVGEVDITWTDA